From Trichoderma atroviride chromosome 1, complete sequence, one genomic window encodes:
- a CDS encoding uncharacterized protein (EggNog:ENOG41~TransMembrane:15 (i174-194o200-221i272-291o303-321i333-349o369-392i404-422o434-461i611-632o638-661i720-744o787-810i817-833o839-855i867-891o)), with protein MASSSKAANKALSKAKNATATPPLLPHDGRRSESSPYGSVDLTPNRSRSPSGSDSASDRRRRLRQTRSTSRSGLSKRSLASRRSSRRSDDFDGAALVSGLEGRFGMPEALLSSVVLDDQDLTDEDGPLLGDASSASSSTEIPDREADENSPNEIVRASVSPIDDTTLSINTPRMWCLSILFSILGSSTNLFFSLRYPSVAITPVIALLLVHPLGHLWDYLLKRSYDPEEEFTDGVRTAVSSHGHNGHGQKKFLTSLRLWLAQGRWNEKEHTCVYVSSNVAFGFAFATDVIVEQTQFYNQEAPIVYQLLLTISTQILGYGFAGMARRFLVRPSGMIWPGTLMSAAMFSTLHKQENKPANGWTISRWKFFYIVWTGASLFYFLPGLLMPALSYFNVITWFAPKSVVLANLFGVSSGLGLFPMTFDWAQITYVGSPLLVPFWAAMNVIGGLAIVMWIIAPLFYYSNVLYASYMPILSTAVFDNTGKVYDVSKILTSSFLFDREAYSNYSRVFLPVTYMLSYGVQFAGLAALLTHTLCWHGQDIWRTWKKSLVEARGQGKEGYQHVSDSTDHLPAGVTQPQGTPRVSSSGSHIEGLMSHEDIHSRLMKRYKDAPISWYLLTFISMAAIGIFVVEYYPVHLPWYGLLLALAIGAIFFIPNGIIMAITNQHSSIYLICQLICGVAFPGRPIANMVFVTYGYISSAQGIKFASDLKLGHYMKIPPRIMFLVQIVATLVSSVTQIGVLNWMFANVRGICTPDAVNGFTCPIARVHFNGSILWGVVGPGEFFGSSAIYRSLVWCFPLGAFLPIPLWLYSRHKKHSLLRKVNLPVIFGAMGWIPPATGLNFSVWALVCFLFNYLIKRRANAWWGKYTMTLSAALDSGLAFGIVIVFFVFIYPGWMKDFSWWGTEVFKQGCDWQACSYRTVKEGERFGPETW; from the exons atggcctcctccagcaaagccgccaacaaggccctcagcaaggccaagaacgCAACCGCcacgccgccgctgctgccgcacGATGGCCGCCGATCCGAGTCCTCGCCCTACGGCTCCGTCGACCTGACGCCGAACCGCAGCCGGTCACCTTCCGGATCCGATTCCGCCAGTGaccgccggcgccggctccGTCAAACCCGCTCGACCAGCCGCAGCGGCCTCTCCAAGCGGTCCCTGGCTTCTCGGCGGTCGTCGCGCAGATCAGACGACTTTGATGGCGCGGCGCTCGTCTCGGGCCTCGAGGGCCGCTTTGGCATGCCCGAGGCTCTCCTGTCGAGCGTTGTCCTCGACGACCAAGACTTGACCGACGAGGACGGGCCGTTGCTGGGCGAcgcctcttcagcctcgtcctcgaccGAGATCCCGGACCGAGAGGCCGACGAGAACTCGCCCAACGAGATTGTTCGAGCTTCCGTGTCGCCAATTGACGATACCACGCTCTCAATAAACACCCCGCGCATGTGGTGCCTGTccatcctcttctccatcctcggcTCCTCCACCAatctgtttttttctttgagatACCCCAGCGTTGCCATCACTCCAGTTATTGCCTTGTTGCTCGTCCACCCTCTGGGACACTTGTGGGATTACTTGCTAAAGCGGTCGTACGACCCGGAGGAGGAATTCACCGACGGCGTGCGAACTGCCGTATCGTCTCATGGCCACAATGGCCACGGCCAAAAGAAGTTTCTCACGTCGTTGCGCCTGTGGCTCGCCCAGGGGAGATGGAACGAAAAGGAACATACCTGCGTCTACGTGAGCAGCAATGTGGCTTTTGGCTTCGCCTTTGCCACCGATGTCATTGTCGAGCAGACGCAATTCTACAACCAGGAAGCGCCCATCGTCTACCAACTGCTCCTGACCATCTCCACGCAGATTCTCGGCTACGGCTTCGCAGGCATGGCCCGCCGGTTCCTGGTCCGTCCCAGCGGCATGATATGGCCCGGAACCCTCATGTCCGCCGCAATGTTTTCCACCCTCCACAAGCAGGAGAACAAGCCCGCCAACGGCTGGACCATCAGCCGCTGGAAGTTCTTTTACATCGTCTGGACCGGCGCCTCCCTCTTCTACTTCCTGCCGGGCCTCTTGATGCCGGCTCTCAGCTACTTCAACGTCATTACGTGGTTTGCGCCAAAGAGCGTCGTCCTCGCAAACCTGTTTGGCGTTTCCtccggcctcggcctcttcccAATGACTTTCGACTGGGCCCAAATCACCTACGTCGGCTCGCCTCTCCTGGTGCCCTTTTGGGCTGCCATGAATGTCATTGGCGgtctcgccatcgtcatgtGGATCATAGCTCCTCTATTCTACTACAGCAACGTCCTCTACGCATCCTACATGCCCATCCTTTCAACCGCCGTTTTCGACAACACGGGCAAAGTCTACGACGTCAGCAAAATCCTGACGTCCAGCTTCCTCTTTGACAGGGAGGCCTACTCCAACTACAGCCGGGTTTTCCTCCCCGTCACTTACATGCTCAGCTACGGCGTGCAATTTGCCGGCCTCGCCGCTCTCCTAACACACACCCTCTGCTGGCATGGCCAAGACATCTGGCGCACTTGGAAAAAATCCCTAGTCGAGGCGCGAGGGCAGGGCAAAGAAGGATATCAGCACGTATCAGACTCTACCGACCACCTTCCAGCAGGCGTAACGCAGCCTCAGGGCACCCCTCGAGTCTCCTCGTCAGGGTCCCACATAGAAGGCCTCATGAGCCACGAAGACATCCACAGCCGTCTTATGAAGCGATATAAAGACGCTCCCATCAGCTGGTACCTCCTCACTTTCATCTCCAtggccgccattggcatctTTGTCGTCGAATA CTATCCCGTCCACCTCCCCTGGTacggcctcctcctcgccctcgccatcggcgccatcttcttcatccccaacggcatcatcatggccatcaccaaccagcacagcagcatctACCTCATCTGCCAGCTCATCTGCGGCGTCGCCTTCCCCGGCCGCCCCATTGCCAACATGGTCTTCGTCACCTACGGCTACATCTCCTCCGCCCAGGGCATCAAGTTCGCCTCGGACCTCAAGCTCGGCCACTACATGAAGATCCCGCCGCGCATCATGTTCCTCGTCCAGATCGTCGCCACCCTCGTCTCCTCCGTCACCCAGATCGGCGTCCTCAACTGGATGTTTGCAAACGTCCGCGGCATCTGCACCCCCGACGCCGTCAACGGCTTCACCTGCCCCATTGCCCGCGTGCACTTCAACGGCTCCATCCTCTGGGGCGTCGTCGGCCCCGGCGAGTTCTTCGGCTCCTCCGCAATCTACCGCTCCCTCGTCTGGTGCTTCCCCCTCGGCGCCTTCCTGCCCATCCCGCTGTGGCTCTACAGCCGCCACAAGAAGCACAGCCTCCTCCGCAAGGTCAACCTGCCCGTCATCTTCGGCGCCATGGGCTGGATCCCCCCCGCCACGGGGCTCAACTTCTCCGTCTGGGCCCTCGtctgcttcctcttcaacTACCTCATCAAGCGCCGCGCAAACGCCTGGTGGGGCAAGTACACCATGACCCTCAGCGCCGCCCTCGACTCGGGCCTGGCCTTTGGCATCGTCattgtcttcttcgtctttatATACCCCGGCTGGATGAAGGACTTTAGCTGGTGGGGCACCGAGGTCTTCAAGCAAGGCTGCGACTGGCAGGCTTGCTCGTACAGGACGGTCAAGGAGGGCGAGCGTTTTGGGCCTGAAACGTGGTag
- a CDS encoding uncharacterized protein (TransMembrane:1 (i85-103o)), which yields MGRRASESSDLTTSNASDSFAHQHGVALQTLAPAAIAAPAPAPASASASAPPDAVSVSVPVPDSDSVAVPGIPVRSRPHSPVSSSCQNVFLFLSLLLCLFLLLHHPA from the coding sequence ATGGGCCGCCGAGCCAGCGAATCCAGCGACTTGACGACATCGAATGCGAGCGACTCCTTTGCACACCAACATGGAGTTGCGCTGCAGACcctggctccagcagcaatagcagcaccagcaccagcaccagcttcGGCTTCAGCCTCGGCACCACCAGACGCTGTCTCAGTCTCAGTCCCAGTCCCAGACTCAGACTCAGTCGCCGTTCCAGGGATCCCCGTCCGATCCCGCCCCCATTCCCCCGTCTCCTCCTCGTGCCAGAACGTCTTCTTATTCCTCagtctcctcctctgcctcttcctcctcctccatcatccagCATGA
- a CDS encoding uncharacterized protein (BUSCO:EOG092D2N1K) encodes MASPVAAAKQQLRRLIKQRLSTVSQESVLAQSRTIFETLKNFKPYQDASRISVYLSMPVGEIQTDAIVRHALNAGKQVFVPYLHKSPLDEPGTPARVMDMVQLQDVQDYDGLQRDSWGIPSIDPATVHRRQRILGGSDVLKPGQATLDLILMPGVAFDTDDGGCVRRLGHGKGFYDFFLNRYLAAKPHDEGEGSSGPVLRFYGLALTEQLLDPIKDEPVPMGQYDRKLHGLVLGNGQVKLSPDIQSVSTS; translated from the exons ATGGCCTCTCCAGTGGCGGCCGCCAAACAGCAGCTAAGGCGCCTTATCAAACAGAGACTCTCCACCGTCTCTCAGGAATCCGTCCTCGCCCAAA GCCGCACAATATTTGAAACGCTCAAAAACTTCAAGCCCTACCAAGATGCCAGCCGCATCAGCGTATACCTCTCCATGCCCGTTGGGGAGATCCAGACCGACGCCATCGTTCGCCATGCCCTGAACGCTGGAAAGCAAGTCTTTGTGCCATACCTGCACAAGTCGCCTCTCGATGAGCCCGGCACTCCAGCCCGTGTGATGGACATGGTGCAGCTGCAAGACGTCCAAGACTATGACGGCCTCCAGAGAGATTCTTGGGGCATTCCCAGCATAGATCCTGCTACGGTGCATCGGCGGCAGCGCATCCTCGGCGGGTCAGACGTGCTCAAGCCAGGCCAGGCTACCTTGGACCTCATCCTCATGCCGGGCGTCGCCTTTGATACCGATGATGGGGGCTGTGTGCGGAGGCTTGGCCACGGCAAGGGCTTCTACGATTTCTTCCTCAACAGGTACTTGGCTGCAAAGCCTCATGATGAAGGTGAAGGCAGCAGCGGCCCTGTGTTGAGATTCTACGGTTTGGCTCTCaccgagcagcttctcgatccCATCAAAGATGAGCCGGTGCCTATGGGCCAGTATGATCGGAAGTTGCACGGCTTGGTTCTAGGCAATGGCCAAGTCAAGCTTTCACCGGATATTCAATCCGTAAGCACTTCATGA